One window of Gavia stellata isolate bGavSte3 chromosome Z, bGavSte3.hap2, whole genome shotgun sequence genomic DNA carries:
- the UTP15 gene encoding U3 small nucleolar RNA-associated protein 15 homolog isoform X1: protein MATYKPVVVQAFPKLGERITQDTVYWRGYKTPVQIKEFGAVSKIDFSPVPPYNYAVTASSRIHIYGRYSQEPIKTFSRFKDAAYCATYRDDGNLLAAGSEEGSIRLFDISGRAPLRQFDGHTKAVHVVGFLSDKYRIFSGGDDYSSNLWDIPSATEIVSYSEHNDYVRCGCASKVNADVFITGSYDHTVKIFDARTKSSVMTIEHGQPVESVLLFPSGGLLVSAGGRYVKVWDVLKGGQLLVSLKNHHKTVTCLCLNSSGQRLLSGSLDRNVKIYSTTSYKVVHSFNYATSILSLALSPEDETIVIGMTNGVLNVKHRKLEERKEKSQKKRQPAYRTYVKGRTYMPKQEDFCVSKPVKRVLRKYDKLLKSFQSSKALDAVLEPPIRLHTPEVTVAVMQELHRRGTLRSALAGRDEKQINLLLTFVARRVIEPRFTSVLVTVADMITDIYQPVVGQSAIVDRQFLRLQEAIGKEIDYQEELLEVLGMMDTLFATFTKKRAAYLEENKSNGLTETTETNRNNYHNKLSEK from the exons ATGGCCACCTACAAACCGGTGGTGGTTCAGGCGTTCCCCAAGCTCGGGGAGAGGATCACGCAGGACACGGTGTACTGGCGGGGCTACAAG ACACCTGTTCAGATAAAGGAATTTGGTGCTGTAAGTAAAATTGACTTCTCCCCGGTTCCTCCATATAACTACGCTGTCACAGCTTCCTCACGG ATCCACATTTATGGTCGTTACTCTCAGGAACCAATCAAAACGTTTTCTCGCTTCAAAGATGCTGCTTATTGTGCCACATACAGAGATGATGGCAATCTGCTTGCTGCTGGCAGCGAGGAAGGTAGCATTCGCCTCTTTGACATTAGTGGAAGAGCACCGCTGAGACAATTTGATGGTCATACTAA AGCTGTTCATGTAGTGGGCTTCCTGTCTgataaatacagaatattttctggTGGTGATGATTATTCATCAAATCTGTGGGATATTCCGAGTGCTACAGAAATTGTCTCATACAGTGAACATAATGACTATGTGAGATGCGGCTGTGCAAGTAAAGTGAATGCAGATGTCTTTATAACag GTTCCTATGACCACactgtgaaaatatttgatgCACGAACAAAAAGTAGTGTCATGACAATAGAACATGGCCAGCCTGTGGAGAGTGTGCTTCTGTTCCCTTCTGGTGGGCTTCTAGTATCTGCAG GAGGTCGATATGTCAAAGTTTGGGATGTACTAAAAGGTGGACAGTTACTAGTTTCACTTAAAAATCACCATAAAACTGTAACTTGTTTATGCCTGAACAGCTCTGGACAAAGGTTATTGTCAGGATCTCTGGACAG GAATGTGAAGATTTACAGTACTACTTCCTACAAAGTCGTCCACAGCTTTAACTATGCAACATCCATCCTCAGTCTTGCGTTGTCG cCTGAAGATGAAACCATAGTCATAGGCATGACCAATGGGGTGCTAAATGTTAAACACAGGAAActtgaagaaaggaaagaaaagtctcAGAAGAAGAGACAACCAGCATATAGAACCTATGTGAAAGGGAGAACTTACATGCCAAAACAG GAAGATTTCTGTGTCAGTAAACCTGTAAAACGTGTTTTGAGGAAATATGACAAGCTGCTGAAGAGCTTTCAGTCTTCCAAGGCCCTAGATGCAGTACTGGAG CCACCCATCAGGCTTCACACTCCTGAAGTTACGGTTGCAGTCATGCAGGAACTGCATCGCAGAGGAACACTGAGGAGTGCACTTGCAGGCCGAGACGAGAAGCAAATTAATCTCCTTCTTACCTTTGTGGCAAG GCGTGTGATTGAGCCTAGATTTACCTCTGTACTGGTGACTGTTGCAGATATGATCACTG acaTTTATCAGCCTGTGGTTGGGCAGTCAGCAATTGTTGATAGACAATTCTTGAGACTTCAGGAAGCCATAGGAAAAGAGATTGACTATCAAGAGGAACTACTAGAAGTTTTGGGAATGATGGATACACTGTTTGCTACTTTCACTAAGAAAAGAGCTGCTTATCTAGAAGAGAACAAAAGTAATGGTCTTACAGAGACCACTGAAACAAATAGGAATAACTATCACAACAAAttgtcagaaaaataa
- the UTP15 gene encoding U3 small nucleolar RNA-associated protein 15 homolog isoform X2 — MATYKPVVVQAFPKLGERITQDTVYWRGYKPPYNYAVTASSRIHIYGRYSQEPIKTFSRFKDAAYCATYRDDGNLLAAGSEEGSIRLFDISGRAPLRQFDGHTKAVHVVGFLSDKYRIFSGGDDYSSNLWDIPSATEIVSYSEHNDYVRCGCASKVNADVFITGSYDHTVKIFDARTKSSVMTIEHGQPVESVLLFPSGGLLVSAGGRYVKVWDVLKGGQLLVSLKNHHKTVTCLCLNSSGQRLLSGSLDRNVKIYSTTSYKVVHSFNYATSILSLALSPEDETIVIGMTNGVLNVKHRKLEERKEKSQKKRQPAYRTYVKGRTYMPKQEDFCVSKPVKRVLRKYDKLLKSFQSSKALDAVLEPPIRLHTPEVTVAVMQELHRRGTLRSALAGRDEKQINLLLTFVARRVIEPRFTSVLVTVADMITDIYQPVVGQSAIVDRQFLRLQEAIGKEIDYQEELLEVLGMMDTLFATFTKKRAAYLEENKSNGLTETTETNRNNYHNKLSEK, encoded by the exons ATGGCCACCTACAAACCGGTGGTGGTTCAGGCGTTCCCCAAGCTCGGGGAGAGGATCACGCAGGACACGGTGTACTGGCGGGGCTACAAG CCTCCATATAACTACGCTGTCACAGCTTCCTCACGG ATCCACATTTATGGTCGTTACTCTCAGGAACCAATCAAAACGTTTTCTCGCTTCAAAGATGCTGCTTATTGTGCCACATACAGAGATGATGGCAATCTGCTTGCTGCTGGCAGCGAGGAAGGTAGCATTCGCCTCTTTGACATTAGTGGAAGAGCACCGCTGAGACAATTTGATGGTCATACTAA AGCTGTTCATGTAGTGGGCTTCCTGTCTgataaatacagaatattttctggTGGTGATGATTATTCATCAAATCTGTGGGATATTCCGAGTGCTACAGAAATTGTCTCATACAGTGAACATAATGACTATGTGAGATGCGGCTGTGCAAGTAAAGTGAATGCAGATGTCTTTATAACag GTTCCTATGACCACactgtgaaaatatttgatgCACGAACAAAAAGTAGTGTCATGACAATAGAACATGGCCAGCCTGTGGAGAGTGTGCTTCTGTTCCCTTCTGGTGGGCTTCTAGTATCTGCAG GAGGTCGATATGTCAAAGTTTGGGATGTACTAAAAGGTGGACAGTTACTAGTTTCACTTAAAAATCACCATAAAACTGTAACTTGTTTATGCCTGAACAGCTCTGGACAAAGGTTATTGTCAGGATCTCTGGACAG GAATGTGAAGATTTACAGTACTACTTCCTACAAAGTCGTCCACAGCTTTAACTATGCAACATCCATCCTCAGTCTTGCGTTGTCG cCTGAAGATGAAACCATAGTCATAGGCATGACCAATGGGGTGCTAAATGTTAAACACAGGAAActtgaagaaaggaaagaaaagtctcAGAAGAAGAGACAACCAGCATATAGAACCTATGTGAAAGGGAGAACTTACATGCCAAAACAG GAAGATTTCTGTGTCAGTAAACCTGTAAAACGTGTTTTGAGGAAATATGACAAGCTGCTGAAGAGCTTTCAGTCTTCCAAGGCCCTAGATGCAGTACTGGAG CCACCCATCAGGCTTCACACTCCTGAAGTTACGGTTGCAGTCATGCAGGAACTGCATCGCAGAGGAACACTGAGGAGTGCACTTGCAGGCCGAGACGAGAAGCAAATTAATCTCCTTCTTACCTTTGTGGCAAG GCGTGTGATTGAGCCTAGATTTACCTCTGTACTGGTGACTGTTGCAGATATGATCACTG acaTTTATCAGCCTGTGGTTGGGCAGTCAGCAATTGTTGATAGACAATTCTTGAGACTTCAGGAAGCCATAGGAAAAGAGATTGACTATCAAGAGGAACTACTAGAAGTTTTGGGAATGATGGATACACTGTTTGCTACTTTCACTAAGAAAAGAGCTGCTTATCTAGAAGAGAACAAAAGTAATGGTCTTACAGAGACCACTGAAACAAATAGGAATAACTATCACAACAAAttgtcagaaaaataa